A single Nostoc sp. PCC 7107 DNA region contains:
- a CDS encoding ferritin-like domain-containing protein translates to MKIGSVDHKELFCRSFMESYRGYEPEHLPWPDLDGAALEILRGIPFWGQALNKERQAGVIVSQYAKTLDNGILQEAIALQGEEESRHARLLKVFIERYDIPMPACPPIEIPANLEQTFIEFGFEECLDSFFAFGLFEIAREARVFPEQIFTIFDSIVDEEVRHIVFFVNWFTDLQIQRGHGFLPLRSVKTFWYYGRALSSVIKAFGDADPNGAGFTASGASVFRQDLTLEKFLKVCIQENQRRMSKFDSQILQPQLLPRLASIALSTLQLLPKRKTFGEGVRV, encoded by the coding sequence ATGAAAATTGGTTCTGTTGATCATAAGGAATTATTCTGTCGTAGTTTTATGGAGAGCTACAGGGGATATGAGCCTGAGCATCTCCCTTGGCCTGATCTAGATGGTGCAGCCTTGGAAATTTTGCGCGGCATACCTTTCTGGGGTCAGGCTTTGAATAAAGAGCGTCAAGCTGGAGTTATCGTCAGTCAATACGCCAAGACTTTAGATAATGGCATTTTACAAGAGGCGATCGCTCTCCAAGGTGAAGAAGAATCTCGTCACGCTCGGTTACTGAAAGTGTTTATTGAGCGTTATGACATCCCGATGCCTGCCTGTCCACCTATAGAAATTCCCGCTAACCTTGAGCAGACATTCATTGAATTTGGTTTTGAAGAATGTCTCGATTCTTTTTTTGCCTTTGGCTTATTTGAAATTGCCCGTGAAGCTAGAGTTTTTCCTGAGCAAATCTTCACAATCTTTGACTCAATTGTTGATGAAGAGGTGCGGCATATTGTATTTTTTGTCAACTGGTTCACTGATTTGCAAATTCAACGTGGTCATGGGTTTTTACCACTGCGAAGTGTCAAAACTTTCTGGTACTACGGCAGAGCTTTGAGCAGCGTCATTAAAGCTTTTGGTGACGCTGACCCCAATGGCGCTGGGTTCACCGCCAGCGGAGCCAGTGTGTTTAGGCAAGATTTAACACTTGAAAAATTCCTTAAAGTGTGCATTCAAGAAAACCAACGGCGAATGAGTAAGTTTGACTCGCAGATATTGCAACCGCAACTGCTACCTCGACTCGCCAGCATAGCTTTGAGTACTCTCCAGTTACTACCAAAACGTAAAACTTTTGGGGAGGGTGTAAGGGTTTAA
- a CDS encoding efflux RND transporter permease subunit produces the protein MVKLSSAKSARERFNISKLAIDFSWLTVSFWIAVTVAGLLAFSSLKYALFPDITFPVVVVSATAPLTTAIDTEAKLTKPIEERLRSVEGLDVLRSSAYPGQTAVSLAFAVGTDLEKSTSNVETALKQLSLPQGANYKIIPLNLNESAAVSYTLESSSQNLTELTKVAEDQIIPVIAKVPGVLKVNLLGAPSPKPALPTAQNAAALTQGGATLVRFNGQDALAFQVIKRGKANTLEVVSRVEKEVQKLTTNLKDVKLTLAATQAEYIRHATKSTIDALIEAIVLAIVVIFPFLWNWRATLISALAIPTSLLATFIVMAIFGFNLETITLLALALVIGSVIDDAIIDVENIMRHIEEGESPRQAAFSATREIGLTVVATTATAVAVFLPIGLMGGVVGQFFKPFGITVSASYIASTLVARTLSPVLATYWLKPISTNAPPKEGKLWSGFAQVYRNLLYWSLNHRKTVVLLAVISFVVGIALVPFIPKGFIPKLDRGEFNITYTAPLPQIPDLAALQKQAAQAAQAGIPLSSQPPISLPNPLNESLEVAKKLEAVVRKSPAVETVFTTVGSREGEPNKGTLYVKLKEERDLKTAEVQDQIRAQLPNLPGVTTSVEDIQFIDTGGQKPLQVSLQGENLQELNKAAQAIKERIAKIPGFADVTVTGDTKNQGGIFQIERLNNQRVAYISANLGQDLSLGNATDKIVAEAKEVLPAGVTLDLGGDSARQNEVFSSFASTLVLSALCIIVVLILLFRSWIDPVVIGVSLPLSIIGAMMALLLTKSDFGMISLIGFVFLLGLANKNAIVLVDYINQLRQAGLSRKEAILKAGPVRLRPIMMTTVSTLLGMLPIALGLGAGSELRSPMAVAIAGGLISSTILSLIVVPVVYAILDDWFPRFRQEAKN, from the coding sequence ATGGTAAAGCTTAGTAGCGCAAAATCTGCACGAGAACGCTTCAATATTTCCAAATTGGCAATTGACTTCTCGTGGTTAACAGTGAGTTTCTGGATTGCTGTAACGGTAGCTGGGCTTTTGGCTTTCAGTTCCCTCAAATATGCTTTGTTTCCAGATATTACTTTCCCTGTGGTGGTAGTCAGCGCCACAGCACCACTGACAACAGCAATTGATACAGAAGCCAAGCTCACTAAACCAATCGAAGAGCGCCTACGCTCTGTGGAAGGACTAGATGTTCTGCGTTCATCTGCCTATCCTGGTCAAACTGCCGTTAGTTTAGCTTTTGCAGTCGGTACTGATTTAGAAAAATCCACCAGCAATGTAGAAACTGCGCTTAAGCAATTAAGTCTGCCCCAGGGCGCAAATTACAAAATTATTCCCCTGAACCTGAACGAATCAGCAGCCGTTAGCTACACCCTAGAGAGTTCCTCGCAGAATCTCACAGAATTGACTAAGGTAGCAGAAGACCAAATTATCCCAGTCATTGCCAAAGTGCCGGGAGTCTTGAAAGTCAATTTGTTGGGAGCGCCCAGCCCTAAGCCAGCATTGCCCACAGCCCAAAATGCAGCCGCATTAACCCAAGGTGGAGCCACATTAGTGCGGTTTAATGGGCAAGATGCGCTGGCTTTTCAAGTCATCAAACGGGGTAAAGCCAACACCTTAGAAGTGGTGAGTCGCGTAGAAAAAGAAGTTCAAAAGCTCACAACTAACCTCAAGGATGTCAAGCTCACCCTAGCTGCTACCCAAGCCGAGTATATTCGTCATGCCACCAAATCAACCATTGACGCGCTGATTGAAGCAATCGTGTTGGCTATTGTCGTGATCTTTCCTTTCTTGTGGAACTGGCGAGCCACCTTAATTTCCGCATTGGCGATTCCGACTTCTTTGTTGGCGACGTTTATCGTCATGGCAATTTTCGGCTTCAACTTAGAAACAATTACATTGTTAGCTTTGGCATTAGTCATTGGTAGCGTGATTGATGATGCCATCATCGATGTCGAAAATATTATGCGGCATATTGAGGAAGGAGAAAGCCCTCGTCAAGCCGCTTTCTCCGCCACTCGTGAAATCGGGTTAACCGTTGTCGCCACCACAGCTACAGCAGTGGCGGTGTTTTTACCGATTGGTTTGATGGGTGGTGTTGTTGGGCAGTTCTTCAAGCCCTTTGGGATTACAGTTTCTGCTTCTTATATTGCTTCTACCTTAGTAGCCCGTACACTGTCACCAGTGTTAGCTACTTACTGGCTTAAACCAATCTCTACCAATGCTCCTCCAAAGGAAGGAAAGCTGTGGTCAGGTTTTGCCCAAGTCTACCGTAACCTGCTGTATTGGTCGTTAAATCACCGCAAAACAGTAGTTTTATTAGCTGTTATCAGCTTTGTAGTCGGTATTGCCCTAGTGCCATTCATTCCCAAAGGATTTATCCCAAAACTAGACCGGGGCGAATTTAATATTACTTATACTGCTCCCTTGCCACAAATACCTGATTTAGCCGCTTTACAAAAACAGGCGGCACAGGCAGCACAAGCGGGAATTCCCTTGTCATCTCAACCCCCTATTTCCCTGCCTAACCCGCTAAATGAATCTCTGGAAGTTGCCAAGAAACTAGAAGCGGTGGTGAGAAAATCGCCAGCAGTGGAAACAGTATTTACTACTGTGGGTTCCCGCGAAGGCGAACCAAATAAAGGTACGCTTTACGTCAAGCTAAAGGAAGAGCGAGACCTGAAGACGGCGGAAGTACAAGACCAGATACGCGCTCAGTTGCCTAATTTGCCCGGTGTAACTACCAGTGTGGAAGACATTCAATTTATCGATACTGGTGGACAAAAACCTCTACAGGTATCATTGCAGGGAGAGAATCTGCAAGAACTGAATAAAGCAGCCCAAGCGATTAAAGAACGCATCGCCAAAATACCGGGATTCGCTGATGTGACGGTAACAGGTGACACGAAGAACCAGGGGGGAATTTTTCAAATTGAGCGACTGAATAATCAACGAGTAGCTTATATCAGTGCCAATCTAGGGCAGGATTTATCTTTGGGTAATGCTACAGACAAAATCGTCGCCGAAGCCAAAGAAGTGTTACCCGCTGGTGTAACTTTAGACTTAGGGGGTGACTCTGCCCGCCAAAACGAAGTATTTAGCAGTTTTGCTTCTACTTTGGTGCTATCGGCACTTTGCATCATTGTCGTACTGATTTTGTTGTTCCGAAGTTGGATAGACCCCGTAGTTATTGGTGTTTCATTGCCTTTATCAATTATCGGAGCCATGATGGCTTTACTCTTGACAAAGAGTGATTTTGGCATGATTTCCTTAATTGGCTTTGTATTTTTGTTGGGGCTAGCAAACAAAAATGCGATCGTTTTGGTGGATTACATCAATCAACTGCGTCAAGCTGGTTTGAGCCGCAAAGAAGCCATCTTAAAGGCTGGGCCAGTGCGCCTTAGACCAATTATGATGACCACTGTTTCCACACTGTTAGGCATGTTACCCATTGCTTTGGGACTTGGTGCTGGTTCAGAATTGCGATCGCCTATGGCTGTGGCTATTGCTGGAGGCTTGATCAGTTCCACAATCCTCAGCTTAATTGTTGTACCCGTAGTTTACGCCATCTTAGATGACTGGTTTCCGCGGTTTCGTCAGGAGGCAAAAAATTAA
- the hpnA gene encoding hopanoid-associated sugar epimerase encodes MQAFVTGGTGFVGSHLVRLLLQQGYKVTALVRPSSNLDNLRGLDVELVKGDLTDPDIWQQMQGCQYLFHVAAHYSLWQVDRQLLYRYNVIGTRNVLEAARKADIERTVYTSSVSAIGVGLGGKPVDETYQSPVEKLIGSYKQSKFLAEQEAKQAAARGQDVVIVNPSSPIGSLDIKPTPTGDIILRFLRREMPFYLDTGLNFIDVRDVAWGHLLALQKGKAGDRYILGHQNLSLKQLLEQLAEITNLPAPQRTIPPWIPLSVAWIDETILAPLGKTPSVPIDGVRMAQQHMYYDASKAVRELGLPQSPLKAALKDAVDWFIAEGYVK; translated from the coding sequence ATGCAGGCCTTTGTCACAGGGGGAACCGGTTTTGTCGGTTCTCATTTGGTGCGGTTGTTACTGCAACAAGGATACAAAGTCACGGCGTTGGTGCGTCCTAGCAGCAATCTTGACAATTTGCGCGGCTTGGATGTGGAACTTGTCAAAGGCGATTTGACTGATCCTGATATTTGGCAACAAATGCAGGGTTGTCAATACTTGTTTCATGTCGCCGCCCATTATTCTCTGTGGCAAGTAGATAGACAACTACTGTATCGTTACAACGTCATCGGTACACGCAATGTCCTCGAAGCCGCCCGCAAAGCCGACATTGAACGCACTGTTTATACCAGTTCAGTATCAGCTATAGGAGTTGGCTTAGGAGGTAAACCTGTCGATGAAACTTATCAAAGTCCAGTAGAAAAACTGATTGGTAGTTACAAACAGTCAAAATTTCTCGCCGAACAAGAAGCTAAACAAGCTGCCGCTAGAGGGCAAGATGTCGTAATTGTCAACCCTAGTAGCCCAATTGGTTCTTTAGATATCAAACCCACACCCACCGGAGATATTATCCTGCGGTTTTTGCGGCGAGAAATGCCCTTTTATCTAGACACTGGGTTGAATTTTATCGATGTGCGGGATGTGGCTTGGGGACATTTACTCGCGTTGCAAAAAGGTAAAGCAGGCGATCGCTATATCTTAGGACACCAAAACCTCAGCCTCAAGCAACTACTAGAACAACTTGCCGAAATCACTAATCTACCCGCCCCTCAGCGCACTATCCCCCCTTGGATACCCTTGAGTGTCGCTTGGATTGATGAGACAATTCTCGCACCGCTAGGAAAAACGCCTTCAGTCCCCATCGATGGTGTCCGTATGGCTCAACAACACATGTATTATGACGCTAGTAAAGCTGTCCGAGAGTTGGGGCTACCCCAGTCTCCCTTAAAAGCAGCCCTAAAAGATGCTGTGGATTGGTTCATCGCTGAGGGTTATGTCAAATGA